A genomic segment from Chanos chanos chromosome 2, fChaCha1.1, whole genome shotgun sequence encodes:
- the dhx38 gene encoding pre-mRNA-splicing factor ATP-dependent RNA helicase PRP16 has translation MEDDASLHRLEGSDPGAQVGGLIVKKKSAAAEQHIFRAPTPRTSLLGLDLLAAQKRKEREGNDNTDVDSKDKKNKKSKVSSYKDWEEGKSDSGSDDEENEEESRSSKKERKYRVTGSETPSNPGGVSEEFRRRHQQRERDRREHGVYASSKEDKHHEKDREKTRDRDRERRSERDERERGRSRGSSSSRSVRADERSERSQRDGWSERISRGNRREEPETPRHRPRDAPTPSRSSWDEDDSGYASSRRSHWESPSPAPSHRESDRSERSYRSVRDSERRDRSVRARYPEDTPLPTPSYKYNEWANDRKHLGSTPRLSRGKGRKEEGEDGITFDNEDEKQQWEEDQRQADRDWYMMDEGYDEFHNPLTSSSGEYVKKREQILQKQAQKRISAQKRQINEDNERWETNRMLTSGVVQRLEVDEDFEEDNAAKVHLLVHNLVPPFLDGRIVFTKQPEPVIPVKDATSDMAIISRKGSQLVRKHREQKERKKAQHKHWELAGTKLGDIMGIKKTEEDGGEAKPVGEDGAVDYRTEQKFADHMKEKSEASSEFAKKKSLLEQRQYLPIFAVRQQLLNIIRDNNIVIVVGETGSGKTTQLTQYLHEDGYTSYGMVGCTQPRRVAAMSVAKRVSEEMGSNLGEEVGYAIRFEDCTSEKTMIKYMTDGILLRESLRESDLDHYSAVIMDEAHERSLNTDVLFGLLREVVSRRSDLKLIVTSATMDSDKFAAFFGNVPIFHIPGRTFPVDILFSKTPQEDYVEAAVKQALQIHLSGMVGDILIFMPGQEDIEVTSDQIVERLEDLENAPALAVLPIYSQLPSDLQAKIFQKAPDGVRKCIVATNIAETSLTVDGIMFVIDSGYCKLKVFNPRIGMDALQVYPISQANANQRSGRAGRTGPGQCYRLYTQSAFKNEMLTTTIPEIQRTNLANVVLLLKSLGVQDLLLFHFMDPPPEDNMLNSMYQLWILGALDNTGALTTTGRLMVEFPLDPALSKMLIVSCDMGCSADILIIVSMLSVPSIFYRPKGREEESDQVREKFAVPESDHLTYLNVYLQWKNNNYSSIWCNEHFIHTKAMRKVREVRAQLKDIMVQQRMNLISCGSDWDVIRKCICAAYFHQAAKLKGIGEYVNVRTGMPCHLHPTSALFGMGYTPDYIIYHELVMTTKEYMQCVTAVDGEWLAELGPMFYSIKHAGKSRQENRRRAKEEISNMEEEMSLAEEQLRARKEEQERKNNLGSVRALKICTPGRREDVPMTPKRTPARFGL, from the exons ATGGAAGATGATGCTTCTTTACACAGGTTGGAGGGGAGTGACCCTGGTGCCCAGGTTGGGGGACTGATAGTGAAAAAGAAGAGCGCTGCAGCTGAGCAGCATATATTTCGTGCGCCCACCCCGCGCACTTCTCTCCTTGGCCTGGATCTTTTGGCAGCACAGAAACGCAAGGAACGAGAGGGCAATGACAACACAGACGTTGACAGTaaggacaaaaagaacaaaaagtcCAAAGTGTCATCATACAAGGACTGGGAGGAGGGGAAAAGTGACTCAGGATCTGATGATGAAGAAAACGAGGAGGAGAGTAGGAGCAGCAAAAAGGAGAG AAAATACCGTGTGACTGGCTCCGAGACTCCGTCCAACCCTGGAGGAGTCAGTGAAGAGTTCCGTCGAAGACACcagcagagggaaagagatcGTCGGGAGCACGGTGTCTATGCATCTTCCAAAGAAGACAAGCACcatgaaaaggacagagagaagaccagagacagggatagagagcGTCGAAGTGAAAGAG ATGAACGGGAACGCGGCCGTAGCCGTGGCTCTAGCAGCAGTCGCTCTGTGCGTGCTGATGAGAGGAGTGAACGGTCTCAGAGAGACGGCTGGTCTGAGCGCATCAGCCGGGGAAACCGCAGGGAAGAGCCTGAAACTCCACGACATCGTCCAAGAG ATGCTCCTACTCCTTCTCGGTCCAGCTGGGATGAGGACGATAGCGGCTATGCCAGCTCACGCAGGTCCCACTGGGAAAGTCCCTCTCCTGCGCCCTCTCATCGGGAGTCAGACAGGTCAGAGCGTAGCTATCGCTCTGTACGGGACAGTGAGAGGAGGGACAG GTCAGTGAGGGCCCGTTATCCTGAGGATACTCCTCTGCCCACACCCTCATACAAGTACAACGAATGGGCCAATGACAGGAAACATTTGGGTTCCACCCCACGTCTGTCCCGTGGAAAAG GTaggaaggaggaaggagaagatgGAATCACTTTTGATAATGAGGATGAGAAGCAACAGTGGGAAGAAGAccagagg CAAGCGGACAGAGATTGGTACATGATGGATGAAGGCTACGATGAGTTCCATAACCCACTGACCTCCAGCTCAGGCGAGTATGTGAAGAAGAGGGAGCAGATCCTGCAGAAGCAGGCACAGAAACGGATATCCGCACAGAAACGGCAAATCAACGAG GATAATGAGCGTTGGGAGACAAACCGTATGCTGACTAGTGGAGTGGTACAGAGGTTAGAAGTGGATGAAGACTTTGAGGAAGATAATGCTGCTAAGGTTCATTTGCTGGTCCACAATCTAGTGCCCCCATTCCTAGACGGCAGGATTGTCTTCACCAAGCAG CCTGAGCCTGTCATACCTGTGAAAGATGCCACCTCAGACATGGCCATTATCTCCCGCAAGGGCAGTCAGCTGGTCCGCAAACACAGGGAACAAAAGGAACGAAAGAAG GCACAGCACAAACATTGGGAGTTGGCAGGAACCAAACTGGGTGACATTATGGGCATtaagaagacagaggaagatgGTGGTGAGGCCAAGCCTGTAGGAGAGGACGGTGCTGTTGACTACAG GACAGAGCAGAAGTTTGCGGACCACATGAAGGAGAAGAGTGAGGCGAGCAGTGAGTTTGCGAAGAAGAAGTCATTGTTGGAGCAGAGACAGTACCTACCCATTTTTGCTGTGAGACAGCAGCTGCTTAACATTATCAG GGATAACAATATTGTGATTGTGGTGGGGGAGACTGGCAGTGGGAAGACGACCCAGCTGACACAGTATCTCCATGAGGATGGTTACACCAGCTATGGCATGGTGGGCTGCACACAGCCTCGTCGAGTTGCCGCCATGAGCGTGGCCAAGAGAGTCAGCGAGGAGATGGGCAGCAACCTGGGAGAGGAG GTTGGTTATGCTATCCGCTTTGAGGACTGCACCTCTGAGAAGACCATGATAAAGTACATGACTGACGGCATTCTGCTGAGGGAGTCTTTACGCGAGTCTGACTTGGACCATTACAGCGCTGTCATTATGGACGAGGCTCATGAACGCTCCCTTAACACTGATGTGCTCTTTGGCCTGCTCAGAGAG GTTGTGTCCCGACGCTCAGACTTGAAGCTCATCGTCACATCTGCTACAATGGACTCAGACAAATTTGCAGCGTTCTTTGGAAACGTCCCCATTTTCCACATTCCGGGACGAACATTCCCTGTAGATATATTGTTTAGCAAG aCTCCACAGGAGGACTATGTGGAGGCAGCTGTCAAACAGGCTCTGCAGATCCACCTGAGTGGAATGGTGGGAGATATCCTCATCTTCATGCCTGGACAGGAGGACATCGAG GTGACCTCTGATCAGATAGTGGAACGTTTGGAAGATCTGGAGAATGCTCCTGCCCTGGCAGTGTTACCTATTTATTCCCAGCTGCCCTCTGACCTGCAGGCCAAGATCTTTCAGAAG GCTCCAGATGGTGTGAGGAAGTGCATCGTTGCCACCAACATTGCAGAGACTTCACTGACTGTTGACGGCATCATGTTTGTTATAGATTCGGGCTACTGTAAGCTTAAG gTGTTCAATCCACGAATCGGCATGGACGCCCTGCAGGTCTATCCAATCAGCCAAGCTAATGCTAACCAGCGTTCAGGCAGGGCCGGAAGAACAGGACCAGGGCAGTGCTACAG ACTGTACACTCAGAGTGCCTTCAAGAATGAGATGCTGACCACCACTATCCCAGAAATCCAGCGCACAAACCTGGCCAATGTGGTGCTCCTGCTCAAGTCTCTGGGGGTGCAGGATCTGCTGCTCTTCCATTTCATGGACCCCCCACCGGAGGACAACATGCTCAACTCCATGTACCAGCTGTGGATCCTTGGAGCATTGGACAACACAG gcgCTCTGACCACCACTGGGCGACTTATGGTGGAATTTCCGTTGGACCCTGCTCTGTCAAAGATGCTCATCGTGTCATGTGATATGGGCTGCAGTGCTGACATCCTCATCATAGTGTCCATGTTGTCTGTGCCGAGCATTTTCTACAGACCTAAG gGGCGTGAGGAGGAGAGTGACCAGGTGAGGGAGAAGTTTGCCGTTCCTGAGAGTGATCATCTGACCTATCTGAATGTCTATCTGCAGTGGAAGAACAACAACTACTCTAGCATCTGGTGTAATGAACACTTCATCCACACTAAAGCTATGCGCAAG gtacGAGAGGTCAGGGCTCAACTCAAAGACATCATGGTGCAGCAGAGAATGAATCTGATCTCCTGTGGTTCGGACTGGGATGTGATAAGGAAGTGCATTTGTGCTGCTTATTTCCACCAGGCTGCCAAACTGAAG ggcATAGGAGAGTATGTGAATGTGAGGACTGGAATGCCATGTCACCTCCACCCCACCAGTGCTCTGTTCGGAATGGGCTACACCCCAGACTACATCATCTACCACGAGCTTGTCATGACCACTAAG gAGTACATGCAGTGTGTGACTGCAGTTGATGGAGAATGGTTGGCAGAATTGGGTCCTATGTTCTACAGTATAAAGCATGCAGGGAAGAGCAGACAG gAGAACCGTCGGAGGGCTAAAGAGG
- the cyb5b gene encoding cytochrome b5 type B, giving the protein MGEEIDGSVSTNGTGNEIVDEGNAEGTSDSNVRYYTLEEIQAHNMSKDTWLIIHDKVYDITSFLEEHPGGEEVLLEQAGADATESFEDVGHSTDAREMLEQYYIGELHMNDRKKEAKKEIYITTSGDSGSWTTWLIPAIAAAVVGIMYRYYIWEHKSS; this is encoded by the exons ATGGGAGAGGAAATTGATGGTTCGGTCAGTACGAATGGTACTGGTAATGAAATTGTCGATGAGGGTAACGCTGAGGGCACCTCAGATAGCAATGTTAGATATTATACACTTGAAGAAATTCAGGCTCATAATATGAGCAAGGACACCTGGCTCATCATCCACGACAAAGTGTATGATATCACAAGTTTCCTGGAGGAG CATCCAGGAGGAGAGGAAGTGCTATTGGAGCAAGCGGGTGCAGATGCAACAGAGAGTTTTGAGGATGTTGGTCATTCCACAGATGCCAGAGAGATGCTTGAGCAATATTATATTGGAGAGCTTCACATG AATGACCGGAAAAAAGAAGCGAAGAAG GAAATTTACATCACAACATCAGGGGACTCTGG GTCGTGGACCACCTGGTTGATTCCTGCCATTGCAGCTGCTGTAGTTGGCATCATGTACCGTTACTACATTTGGGAACACAAGTCTTCCTGA
- the LOC115804638 gene encoding probable G-protein coupled receptor 21: protein MLVTQNVSSSEHSIGDDFNVTNFDDQRLLELAHRPIKIGIISILGVMITLGNIAVVLVISSAVAGWSRNSRYFLLSLTGADSAFGLVVMPLNLCVSLVKDHSEGPDPFCHVVAFFNATVYSTCMYTLATISLERYIAVFKPLNYSTVMTRKRAVILIAFAWVFPIILLLPISFPEGIIEVHFSTASLVCNPLYSSNVTYSLTLTGLIFFPCSTIMTYCNLRLWLAAKRQRSKLRKHHFGGSRNRPKVASRVLVPVMTVYYTCWTPCMVIMLYNAMSGSGVPEWIEFVAVWLPTSNGFLNCIFYFWINRSFRRKFHLLLQRLCLGLCPSVGIALGCTATTEDNMVSGVWDNNNSLQERSSSVSSTCTLLTLAAETHI, encoded by the exons ATGCTTGTGACGCAGAATGTGTCCTCGTCAGAGCATAGTATTGGTGATGATTTCAATGTGACTAATTTTGACGATCAGAGACTCCTGGAATTAGCTCACCGCCCAATTAAGATTGGGATAATATCGATTTTAGGGGTGATGATTACTTTGGGAAACATAGCAGTTGTTCTGGTTATTTCCTCTGCAGTAGCTGGGTGGTCCAGAAACTCGAGATATTTTTTGCTATCTTTAACTGGAGCTGATTCAGCATTTGGATTGGTAGTTATGCCCCTAAATCTTTGTGTAAGTCTCGTAAAAGACCATAGTGAGGGGCCTGATCCTTTCTGTCACGTCGTAGCGTTTTTTAACGCCACAGTTTATTCAACTTGCATGTATACACTTGCAACTATAAGCCTTGAGCGATACATTGCTGTGTTTAAACCGCTGAATTACTCCACAGTGATGACCAGGAAAAGGGCAGTGATACTTATCGCATTTGCTTGGGTTTTCCCAATTATTTTACTGCTACCAATCTCCTTTCCTGAAGGGATTATTGAAGTACACTTCTCTACTGCGTCGTTAGTATGTAATCCACTGTACTCTAGCAACGTTACCTATTCCTTGACTTTGACGGGACTCATATTTTTCCCTTGCTCAACTATTATGACCTATTGCAATCTAAGACTCTGGCTTGCAGCAAAGAGACAGCGATCAAAATTGCGAAAGCATCATTTTGGGGGTAGTCGCAATAGACCCAAAGTCGCATCGCGTGTGCTCGTCCCCGTGATGACGGTTTATTACACCTGTTGGACGCCTTGTATGGTGATAATGCTTTATAATG CTATGTCTGGAAGTGGCGTCCCAGAGTGGATAGAATTTGTGGCTGTGTGGTTACCAACCTCCAATGGTTTCCTCAACTGTATTTTCTACTTCTGGATCAACCGCAGTTTTCGGAGGAAGTTCCATCTACTTCTCCAGAGATTGTGTCTCGGACTTTGCCCCAGTGTGGGTATTGCGCTTGGCTGCACAGCCACGACTGAAGACAACATGGTGTCAGGGGTCTGGGACAACAACAATTCTCTTCAAGAGCGCTCATCTAGTGTGTCCTCTACTTGCACTCTGCTCACCCTTGCTGCTGAGACCCATATTTGA